GAAGTAGctcatattattaaatgtattcccACAGAAGTCAAGCGTCGTGCAACTGAAGAGTGTTATCTTGAATTACCTGTATCATTACAAAATAGGTTTATGTATTTGTCTCCAAAAACTCATATTCTCGTTAACAACGGCACACCAGTTGAATGCAATCCTTTGCTACCACTTATGTATAAGATCAAAGGAGGCTGGATAAGTCTCACCCCAAAACCTGCGGCAGTATCCCCGCCTCAGACGTTGGAACCAATGCTGAAACCGACCTGGAAATATCGTGATGCACAATATCTTGCCGATAGTGGAATATATTCCCAAGACGATCTTTCCAGGTTGCGTGACCACATTATGTTTCCCGTAGAGAGTGTAGCCTTATCAATACCATAGCAAGAAGTTGGACATCGTGTCCCTTCACCAATTTCACTAACAGATTTTCTTAATGAAGAAACGCTCAATAAAATTGCTACCTTTGCTAGTGAAAAGCTATGGAATGGCTTCCTGCAATTCGGAACAGCTAGTGCAGGAATTATTGGCATCTGGATAATTTTAAAAGTCGTTAAGATGATTATAGATACGACAGTACACAGTTATGCACTGCATTCAGCATATGGCTGGGGGTTGCATCTACTGGGAGCAATCTTCTCCTCAATTACTCACCTCTTGCTGTATCTGTCAAAACCTAAGCAACAAGAATATGCTTCACCTGAAGCTACAGCATCTACGTGCACAGAGGtttaatagtttatataattttaactgaTCAAATTTATTGTGTGGTTTCATAGGGCTACTGGCGATCGttccacaaaaaaaaaacgaaacgaGCCATGACGATACCTCCAGGGTGGTTTGGAAATGcgtctaaaaaaattaataatttatatagcaaCTGCACAGGCAAATCGACTACTGGAATGTATTCGCAGTGGGTTTGATATCGGTCAGAATTTTCGAAACTGTATTcactttattcttttttgttttcttgtCTTCGGTACTACTGCATATTTTCCCTAGGGGTcgatcatttttaatattagattacaacataataaagtaattattacagtataaatcatcaaaaataaataatattatatttgtaaattaaattaatgcaacctaactaaaaaatatagctgtttatttagaaatatattatattcttttacaattttttcttttacataaataaatgtttaatttgaaaaaaaaagtttgaaagttGCCTCTGAAGCGAttagaaatcaataaaataaaaatagaaaggtACGAACTAAGCCAAATGTATGTGCTTCAGTAACAATTACATCttgaaatgtagaaaatattttatatttattatttaattttttcaactaaTAAAAACGTAAATTTTGAAATCCAAACTAAACTTTTGCGTATTTAATCTAATACATAATAGCTGtacgtgaaaagattcacgtgaattctctatgagtgaaaaatgaaaagtgaaaagtgaaacgtgaaaaggttcacgtgaaattacatgattgactcGTACTCTTGGAAAGacaaagaatttaatttcaatttagtaCTTAACAACTTGAAATAAAGTAAAGTTGGTTGAATGTgttttattacgtatatattattttgctaaaaattcCATAAttcatacaataaaatttacataacattGACTTATACCTTTTAAATCTGTcatattttatgaaaacttACATATTTAAAGTTGTATGATGTAGGGGAATTGCAATACTTTCATTTTTactgtttattaaattataaactttaccTTCAATTTCAGTGAAAGGCCATACAGTGATGTCAGTTGTTCCgctaataacataaatattaagtttttcAGAAGAGCATGGTACAGAATATAAAGTGTTGAGTTTGTTACATTTTGTTCCGATAACAAATATCTGcaaattttgtaattgaatAATGTTAGTAACACAAATGATGGAACCATCTTTTAATACACAACGATTATTCTTCTTTtctgtttatataatataatttatataatataaatgggttttaagaattttatattgattaagaccatttaatattatgttatttggCAAAGGGCCTGAACTAtgtttgtttttcaaaatagtatttaattGGATACTTGGATGAAATTGATATTCACATGCATGCATTTCCCCAAAACGTCGTGCAACTTGTTGCAAAGGCCGGTctgattttcttaaaatattttttaaaatttgcaaataattttcaaaacaaaaagcGCTGAATTCATCTAGTGCCCCAAATTTCTGAACATCTGTGCTAAGATGCAATAAGTTATGTATGttgttacgtcccgaccgagcgcggtcgccgttgagcggaatacgcgcgtttcggcgaaactggctgtttcgaagcctaagcttcgggggctccacagcccaggagcggatcgcgtggccaGATTTACCGGCAGACGGGCCTGATTTTCCGCGACCGATGGCCTAGTGAGGGGAGTTTTGTAACTTTAGAAGGGgtgccgcgagagcgcgagtatGGTAGCGTCGGAATCGTTCCAGGGACTATCTCCTTCTCGaattaaataagttatgaaTGCTACCAACTCGTGGGGGCAACGGTCACAATCGAAAGGGTGACGGCGGGCAGCTACGGGCGCGCGGCAAGAATCGCACTTTTGCGGATTGTATGGATGGCCAAGATAGATATAGTGGGTAATTACCCCaagataattttctttcttagaGCTCGAGTGTTTGCTTTTACACTCGAGGCATAATACCGTTGATTGGTCGTTGTTGCGAAAATACAGAGAGGTTACGCACTGGGCACTGCGTAACCATATACCGAACGAGCGATTCGCTTCGCGTTGAGCACGGACCAAGAAAATGGCAATACGCTGCGGTGGGCACATACTCTAATTTACCGTTTACTTATTACTCTTCAGGGCATAAACATGTGCACGTCTCTTCGATCTCTATTATAGTAGGCTCGGTGTTAAGGTATGGCTTGTTTTCCGAGTCGTACAAATGACGCGCGAGGTCGTTCAGTGCTTCATAGCACTCGACGCAATCCACCGCGGTCTCCGGAAATGAGATTAAACGATTGCAGGACGAGCAGCGTATGGCTTCTTCGTCCCCGCCGACAATTAAATAGTGACGCGTGACTGAGTTGTAAAATATGCGGTCGCGAAGGGGGAGGTTATTTTGGCACCTGTCGCAAATGATGGTGTGATTAATTTGGTCTGATGGAAGGTGGCCAGGCTACACAACGCGGAGTTAAGCCAATTGAAATATGGGGCTTGAGTTGAAAAATACGCGTTATGTGACATGCTTTGTTggacgttgcgacttagctttagAATGGCAGTTGCTGTTGAAACTGTTGCCTATGCCTTGGTAGCCGCTCTGGTCAGGTGATGATCGTCCTCGTCCTTCCCGGCCGTCCGGTTGTCCTCGGGCCTTGATCGTGATACTTCTGTTTATGCACTACACTCACGTCGCGGTGTTGCATGCATGGAAGCGGGGATGCATGGAAGCGGGGGAGGTTAAGCGTGGAAATTAAGTGAAAAGCATTTGTATATAAACTACCCTTTTATTACTAGGATATAAAGAGTAAAAGAAGTGAGTTACAAAAGCGCAATTTAAACtacgattacattaaaattaagcttacagtaaaatttgaaataacggTGGATTTAGGGTTAGgcttaaaattagaattagaattggaattagAATGTATCTTGATTTAGGATTTGAGTTAGTTTGAATTTAGAGTGGGTTTTCGAATTAGAATTAAGATTGGAGTTAGAGTGACTCGCTTGGATTAACGCGAACTAGTAGCTCAggggaactcggtcgctacaattgcgacacggaaccgtcctggctacactagccctgatctctactgtcgagttcgaactgccctgcgtcgcgggctgcatctctatttatacgatttttgagacaaagctctgaaaaaagcgcggcaagtcggtacccttagtgggggttgctgctgatgcaaccaccactcagatttcttaaatgagaaaactcaagttcaagtgccgtgcgagcggacttctccgccgcgaccatccggcactgagaaatgtcagggaaatgtcagttcacgattttatgactttaacggtcgcgcaacagatttctctgtcgcggtgtctttcaagtgccgtgcgggcggacttctccgccgcgaccatccggcgctggaaaatgttgggttgagattttataacttttcgagtgtcgtaggcgcagttttcctctagcaaccttccgtcactggaaaatgttaaatatgattttacgacttactggccgtgcgtgcagatcgctctgccgcgactatccggcgctgggaaatgttaaatagacattagtctatgatttttatgacttactggccgtgcgtgcagatcattctgccgcgactatccggcgctggaaaatgttaagaacaggatgcgacctgacagttagatttgttagcgaatgctggcttgcccgtctgttttgtaccggtgtcgaaaaaatttatactcgcaaCGTCACGGACGTGACAATGTTGTGTGATACAAAATTTTCTCCGTATATGACTATAaaagaatttacaaaataaatcagTAGGTTTttagcatataaaatattattgtggtttttaatcaattttggaCTAATGAGAATCGATATAGCTACatgtaaagttaaaaaattaatatagatgtTATGCTCTACAATTCCTTTTAacacaatatatacaataaaaagtgGCGAAATTCTGTAGCTTTCCAATACATATCATTTAAACTTCTTGGTTTTCTTACAAATTCTTTAGGAGTtcgttttctcatttttattaataattctgaaatttgttgaattttaacagaatttaGACGTACCGATAAAGGGCCTTTTATCCATAAAAGCAATAATTTCTTAACGACTCCCAAGCAAATAAAGTGCATATAATCTAAAGGTACATTTGATACTAAAcctaaattattaatcattgtTAATATTGTTTCCCTCTTATGATAATCTATATCCGTTTGATTCAGAAAATCCGTATCAGTTCGAAGACGATTCGGAACACGTTCAACAAAAGAAActgaaccatttttatatacGCCATAAATACAACATTTAGAACAACTGGCATACCCGGTGTGACCTTTAGTGGacaatataaaagattttgcCGGAGCATCACAAACAATTGCATAAAGTGAAACTTGTATAGGCAATTTATCATTTATACTAATTAATTCATgaacaaattcttttaaaaaatcattagcACTGTTCGGTTTGTCATTTCCGTAGTAACAGCCTACCATATAAACTTCCTTCAAATGTACTTCTGATACTAAAATAGGTCAAAATGAAACTTTAGAAGATCTTGATAAAGGTAAACCATCTACGttcaaaagtaaatttatattatttgatggGGGTGCCAATTTTTCATattggataattattttttctacaatattacGTAAACCATAATGCCAATATAATCCTCCTgctaaattaattatatgactTTCGCGCGGTGTTCTTAAAAATGTTCTGAAATCATTAGGCAAAAAAGATAACAACGAAATATGCTTTTTTAATATCTGGAAAAGGTCACTGATTGCATTTaggcaaattttatattttattgcccAATGTCTTAATTCCAATATGAATCCTTCTCTTTCACTTTTATTCAATAAGCTAGATCTTGGTATCGCATTATTAACTATTTCTAAGTTATTGGAGCATTCATTAATTGTACTATCTATAGTACCAGTAGCATTAATATTAAGATCTTCATCGTCTTCAAACATATCACAGTCATAATAATTATCTTCATCGTCAGATAATGGGTCATTATCTGGGTCATTATCTAAGCTTACATTTTCAGGTTCATGATATTTATTATCAGGTAATATAGATGGAGAATTATCGCCTGAAAAATGTCTAATTAATTATCAAGATTGACAGAGCTGACTTTGAGACAGAGATAccaaataattaactttaattattaaaatattaccattGGATTGAAGAGATCTAGCAGCCTGCAGCATATCATTTGATAACCCATGATCAGTGACTTCTTGAATATGATTGTCTTCACAATTCAGAATTCTGTCCAAATCATTCCGAGTTTCAATGGCAACTAAATATCTGCGATGACTTTTGGAATACGACGAATATTTCTTACGGCCTGACATAATTAATgctttgaagaaaaaatatgcacaattaaataaatttctaatttcttaaaaaatttccaaagacctatattatatacatacagggCTGCATTCAGATTCCTCACCCGGGTGCACCAtgatgtcgttttatctttgttgtttatcaaatattaaacaaggatagaatgatgtctGGGTGTACCctggtggggaatctgaacgcagcccaggatgttcgataatggttgtccccattttttatcataagagcatgatttaccgacggatatatatttctaacatattattatattagaaattacaattaaatgctcctaacgtggggacaaccattatcgaacatcctgtatatataatatttatatacgtgCATACCCAGTCAACAAAATGTTAGTACTGTGTAAGCAAGCTGGCGACAGATTCGATCAAGACGTGTTGGCAGATTTAAACTCaaactgatctcaaattctgcttacgttctgttAACAGAACCTGTTGATGTCCTACGTGATCCTATTTGCCAGTAGAATGACAGCACTATGCAAGCGAGCTGCCAGCATATgatgccaacagtttctgtcctaTTTGTGACAGCTGTTTGCTGACAGATATTGCAGAATCTGTGTGAATTCTAGCAATagaaattgatagcagactctccgaataatctgtttgttcacgtttggctgacgAGGTACGTAGCTGTCATCTAAGGAGCGTTTAGTAAGTTACAAGTGAAGTCgataagtcatctcttatggtaaaaacataaatacaatcattaatgaataccctgtatattataaatacgtatATTATCGTTTTACCGTATTTACACTGctgtaaataatcttttatcaggataataataatttaatttttgatgtgaCTGCATTAACTTACGTACGTAATTCTTGTGTtgagaataataatttaacattaaatacataTCCGACACCAAACTGATACCATCTTGGAATTACGTAACAGCGATACGAATTTATTTCACTTCAGACACATAACAGATCTACATTTCACAGGAAATCATATGGAagcaaattgaaattaaatttgcttCCATCGTTTCATGTCAAATACATATCCGATATGTATTagttgaaattgaaattatgttaCGTATATGCAATGGAAACCATATTTAGGCGTGCTATATGGGTATATATGTTGTCCAGCACCGccttaagatgtccgctttttgaaatattgcattaaaacatcccatttttcaaaaatattcacataaatattattacatcacataattccaataaacaaaacaatatttgtgtaacattttaaaaacatttttcgcaaaaaataagatcttgggaatattttttcggaaatttccaagcggtcacccatccaagtcgcgactctggtgaacgttgcttgacttccgtgatcgctgcgaattgattcctcatgatgacttATAAACACTTGatactgatatgtgtatataactggtagatcaggtcaatatacgttatcgaaaaaatgaaatatgtataattaaagcacaatatttatataaacaaatataaaattacaattcttttttactacatttttacttacatttcgcaaatgcagaaaagcatctagaataacttttctaGAATAacttgttatttgtttaaataagaatgcaattagaaaatatatattaatataatacaataatttaattaaaaataaaaaaatttttattaaaaaataattaaaaaatattattttttcattgggATATAAATCGaggttttttcatatataaacttatttcgtctattgatatgaatatttgtgTTTCTCAataatactatgatgcacacagcaccacgggaccacatgctttttttttaaacgtcttAGAGTCTACATTTGAAGGATCTTTGCAACTGGCGACGGAGCGTTTTCAACTCATTATAGAACAGCCttattgtattacttttatttatatgtactttttttGAAGTTGTTTTTCTCTGGATTGATGGATTATTGTATCTTCATCTCATTTTTGAGAAATTCCGAtacagttttatatattatatctatataaaagttATCTTTGTCTTATCTataacaatcaatttaaatagctcaaaattttaatattatatcccTTAACATATTGTAGATTTCCTCTCAACAATCATTAACTTCTAAAACAATGGCTAAATAATTATCCTGTTAAAAATTGGATACCAACCAACTCGACCACTTTATGATCTGATCATTTCACAGAAGATTGCTTTGACCATTCatgtataatacaattgaaACTAAACAGTATTCGTTTGATAACCTTTatcattattgtatatattgcaaACGGAAGCGAATACATGAAGCGAATACGGAAGCGAATACATGAATCAGAATATTCCTTTTTCGAGTAagattataacaattttttgtaattgtaaatataaatgaatgtttacaaattgaaataaaaactcCTCTAGCATTAAGATACAAGTTAGCATtgctaattattaaattatttctaatttaataaatatgatattacCTGTTCATGTTCAACTTGGGCagattccgatagcgcacaaaactgatagcccaccaccactcacagtggccgatgcctaaagtttttccgttggttgggttagataagtcaagatgattagttGGTGGGCCATcacaccgtgcgctatcggattccgTCCGTTCAACTTATAGCTGCGTTCTGACTGGAAAAGTAATTCGACGCGTAGTCggttgaatttgaaaaaaagtatataaatatcacacaattaaaatttataaaaagcatTAAGATCCAGTTTGACCGTACAAGgcgtttttatttcaatttgtatgtaTTACATTAATGGTCGAATATCTccaattataaatgaatatatttattaatttttgttcataTTATAAACTTAGATTTCCATTAGACAAatcagatatttaaaaaaaatggccTGATAATATGGGAATCAAGAATTGAATTCCAAACAACAACAATTATTTATGTTCAGAACATTTCGAGCAAAAATGTTTTCGCAAGATACGAggaaaatattggttaaaacATAATAGCGTTCCAAcaatatttaagattaaatgttttaacaatataaaatcaggtaaaatctttatttttatgtttaatgaatatttctttttagttattaaaataaaaatttaatacaattatattatttttagttgtaTCAACATCACCAGAAAATGTTCTTCCGTGTAAAAGAGAATTGAATCAGAAGATACAATTCAACAACAATGTTATGTTTAACCCTCCACAACAAGCATCTTGTAATGAATTAAGAGACCTGATTGAAACACACTCATCAGGTAATTTTCATTAGTATTGTTACAAATTGAagagttcaaaaatttttttttcagatcaaAATATTAGTAAGACTTCTCTGAAAAAAAGCGGGGGACGGAAAAGATGGGGAAGGAGAAGGTGGGTCGCGTTCCTCTGGGATAAGCAAAGGTATTTCCAAAAGCGGCGCCCATTCAGGAGCCGGTTTC
The window above is part of the Solenopsis invicta isolate M01_SB chromosome 8, UNIL_Sinv_3.0, whole genome shotgun sequence genome. Proteins encoded here:
- the LOC120358464 gene encoding uncharacterized protein LOC120358464, coding for MSGRKKYSSYSKSHRRYLVAIETRNDLDRILNCEDNHIQEVTDHGLSNDMLQAARSLQSNGDNSPSILPDNKYHEPENVSLDNDPDNDPLSDDEDNYYDCDMFEDDEDLNINATGTIDSTINECSNNLEIVNNAIPRSSLLNKSEREGFILELRHWAIKYKICLNAISDLFQILKKHISLLSFLPNDFRTFLRTPRESHIINLAGGLYWHYGLRNIVEKIIIQYEKLAPPSNNINLLLNVDGLPLSRSSKVSF